In Simplicispira sp. 125, one DNA window encodes the following:
- a CDS encoding ATP-binding cassette domain-containing protein, with protein sequence MALITLLNAQLAFGHVALLDHATFSLETGERIGLIGRNGAGKSSLLKILGGLAHFDDGARHVQQGVRIAYVAQEPELDPTATVFEATSQGLSKVIALRDQYLSGAEGLDLDALQTQIEAYDAWNWEQRVEETLQRLHLDPLGRVGDLSGGTKKRVALAQALVTRPDVLLLDEPTNHLDLDSIEWLEELLVDFPGSVVTISHDRTFLDRVATRIVELDRGQLRSYPGNFAQYLVQKQDQLAQEETISAKADKLLAQEEIWIRKGVEARRTRSQSRISRLEDLRSHRAARRETLGSVKMDLAAGAPSGKIVAELEGVSKSFGDKTIVRNFTGTILRGDKVGLIGPNGAGKTTLLKLILGELQADSGRIRQGANLEVAYFDQMRHAIDLDATLEDFISPGSEWIEIGKQRKHVKSYLGDFLFSPARAHSPVRSLSGGERNRLLLARLFARPANVLVLDEPTNDLDIETLDLLEELLQTYDGTVFLVSHDRTFLDNVVTSTIAFEGDGLWREYEGSVQDWLLQSRRSREIAAAAPLASQSTVALASSDKTAEISPPEKRETPTKKKLSYKDQRELDQLPGHIAALEEEQKSIQETLADGSLYSSDGARAAALHVREGEIETALMNALERWSQLSE encoded by the coding sequence ATGGCATTGATTACTCTACTAAACGCTCAACTCGCCTTCGGGCATGTGGCCTTGCTCGACCACGCTACTTTTTCGCTGGAGACTGGCGAGCGCATCGGCCTGATCGGCAGAAATGGCGCCGGGAAGTCCTCCCTGCTAAAAATACTGGGGGGGCTTGCACATTTTGACGATGGGGCGCGCCACGTTCAGCAGGGCGTGCGCATTGCTTACGTCGCACAAGAACCTGAGCTCGATCCTACTGCGACGGTTTTTGAAGCGACTTCGCAGGGCCTGTCCAAAGTCATCGCGTTGCGCGACCAGTACTTGTCTGGTGCGGAAGGGTTGGATCTCGATGCGCTGCAAACCCAGATCGAAGCCTATGACGCATGGAACTGGGAGCAGCGCGTGGAGGAGACCTTGCAGCGACTACATCTAGATCCTCTCGGGCGCGTTGGAGACTTATCTGGCGGCACAAAAAAGCGCGTTGCCTTGGCCCAGGCCCTGGTCACCCGCCCGGACGTGTTGTTGCTGGACGAGCCGACCAACCACCTGGACCTCGATTCCATTGAATGGCTTGAGGAGTTGCTCGTGGATTTTCCGGGCAGCGTGGTGACTATTTCCCACGATCGAACTTTTCTAGATCGCGTGGCCACACGCATCGTTGAGTTGGATCGGGGGCAGTTGCGCTCCTATCCGGGCAACTTCGCGCAATATCTTGTGCAAAAGCAGGATCAATTGGCCCAAGAGGAGACCATTTCGGCCAAGGCAGACAAACTGCTGGCTCAAGAAGAAATCTGGATTCGCAAAGGGGTCGAGGCACGCCGCACGCGCAGCCAAAGCCGTATTTCACGGCTTGAAGACTTGCGCTCTCATCGGGCAGCCCGTCGTGAAACCTTGGGCAGCGTGAAGATGGACCTGGCCGCCGGAGCGCCCAGCGGAAAGATCGTCGCTGAACTGGAGGGTGTCTCCAAGTCCTTTGGCGACAAGACCATCGTCCGCAACTTCACCGGCACGATTCTTCGTGGCGACAAGGTTGGCCTGATCGGCCCGAACGGCGCCGGCAAGACAACATTGCTCAAACTCATTTTGGGCGAGTTGCAGGCCGATAGCGGGCGGATTCGCCAGGGTGCCAATCTGGAGGTGGCCTATTTTGACCAGATGCGCCATGCCATTGATCTTGACGCCACCCTGGAGGATTTCATCAGCCCGGGCAGTGAATGGATAGAAATTGGCAAGCAACGCAAGCACGTCAAGAGCTACCTCGGCGATTTTCTTTTTTCTCCCGCCCGCGCGCATTCGCCTGTGCGGTCGCTGTCTGGCGGAGAGCGCAACCGGCTTTTGCTTGCGCGGCTTTTTGCACGGCCTGCCAATGTGCTGGTGCTCGACGAGCCGACGAATGATCTGGACATCGAAACACTCGACCTACTCGAAGAGTTGCTGCAGACCTATGACGGAACGGTCTTCCTGGTCAGCCATGACCGCACTTTTCTGGACAATGTGGTTACCAGCACCATTGCCTTTGAAGGCGACGGGCTTTGGCGCGAATATGAAGGCAGTGTTCAGGACTGGCTGCTGCAATCCCGGCGCAGCCGAGAGATCGCGGCCGCAGCACCTTTGGCAAGTCAGTCGACCGTCGCACTAGCGAGCAGCGACAAAACGGCCGAGATTTCCCCCCCGGAAAAGCGCGAAACGCCGACAAAAAAGAAACTCAGCTACAAGGACCAACGCGAGCTCGATCAACTGCCTGGTCATATTGCGGCTCTGGAAGAAGAGCAAAAGTCGATACAAGAGACGCTTGCCGACGGATCTCTTTACAGCAGTGATGGTGCACGTGCTGCAGCGCTGCATGTGCGCGAGGGAGAAATTGAAACCGCATTGATGAATGCGCTGGAGCGGTGGTCACAGCTTTCAGAATGA
- a CDS encoding chemotaxis response regulator protein-glutamate methylesterase: MGKKIRVIVVDDSALVRSLLAEIINRQHDMECIGTANDPLIAREMIRELDPDVITLDVEMPRMDGIDFLGRLMRLRPMPVVMISTLTERGAEVTLKALELGAVDFVAKPRVGLSSGLNDLAGHIVEKIRVAAVAKVRRIQRDPSAPGTVSPSPLPAAGLLGRLSTEKLIFIGASTGGTEAIKEVLVHLPADMPAILITQHMPPGFTTSFAARLNGLCQITVKEAVHGERILPGHAYIAPGGKQFHISRSGANYVAVVDDGPAVNRHKPSVEVLFKSGAALAGRNAFGIMLTGMGNDGAAAMREMKNAGSYNYVQDEASCIVFGMPREAIAHGAADEVLPLAQIAPALVARLRGGSDRVHHRI, encoded by the coding sequence ATGGGTAAGAAGATCCGGGTGATTGTTGTCGATGACTCCGCGCTGGTGCGCAGTTTGCTCGCCGAGATCATCAACCGACAGCACGACATGGAATGCATTGGCACGGCCAATGACCCCTTGATTGCGCGCGAAATGATTCGGGAACTGGACCCCGATGTCATCACCCTGGACGTTGAAATGCCGCGCATGGATGGCATCGACTTCCTCGGCCGCCTGATGCGTTTGCGGCCGATGCCGGTGGTGATGATCTCGACATTGACCGAACGCGGTGCGGAAGTCACCTTGAAGGCGCTGGAACTAGGCGCTGTCGATTTTGTGGCCAAACCCCGGGTAGGCCTGAGCAGTGGCCTGAACGACTTGGCGGGGCACATTGTCGAAAAAATCCGCGTGGCAGCGGTCGCCAAGGTACGCCGTATCCAGCGCGATCCCTCGGCGCCTGGAACTGTCTCTCCTTCGCCCTTGCCTGCCGCCGGGCTGCTGGGGCGGCTTTCTACCGAAAAACTGATTTTCATTGGCGCATCAACCGGGGGCACTGAAGCCATCAAGGAAGTTCTGGTGCACTTGCCTGCGGACATGCCCGCCATTCTCATCACCCAGCATATGCCGCCGGGCTTTACGACCAGCTTTGCTGCCCGTCTGAACGGTTTGTGCCAGATCACGGTCAAAGAAGCGGTGCACGGGGAGCGCATTTTGCCGGGGCATGCGTACATTGCTCCCGGCGGAAAGCAATTCCATATCAGCCGCAGTGGCGCCAATTACGTTGCCGTCGTGGACGATGGTCCTGCCGTCAACCGCCATAAACCTTCTGTGGAGGTTTTGTTCAAGTCAGGCGCGGCCCTCGCAGGACGCAATGCCTTTGGCATCATGCTGACCGGAATGGGCAACGATGGCGCAGCTGCCATGCGTGAAATGAAGAATGCAGGCAGTTATAACTATGTGCAGGACGAAGCCAGCTGTATTGTGTTCGGCATGCCGCGTGAAGCCATTGCCCATGGCGCTGCCGATGAGGTTCTTCCCTTGGCACAGATAGCGCCCGCACTGGTTGCCAGGTTGCGTGGGGGTTCAGATCGTGTCCACCACCGCATCTAA
- the cheD gene encoding chemoreceptor glutamine deamidase CheD, whose translation MTTSKSGPTDSTASSAASRTSGTPERRRAPRIAPLGADVYPVNAGVAPESSLQELKSRSVKPGQASFFYYDPHFQYNAVKVLPGEYFVSNENLVIMTVLGSCIAACLWDSRVRVGGMNHFMLPDGDSIDVSGRYGSYAMELLINEMLKLGARRETMQAKIFGGAQVMHSFTTMNVGERNTQFVVNYLHTERIPVVSEDVLDIYPRKVVFFPVTGKAMVKRLAHSHPEELVAQDKRGNAAVVAKTTSGGSVDLF comes from the coding sequence ATGACCACATCAAAATCCGGTCCAACCGACTCGACTGCTTCATCCGCAGCGTCCAGAACCTCTGGAACTCCGGAACGACGGCGGGCACCACGGATTGCCCCGCTAGGGGCTGATGTTTATCCTGTCAATGCGGGAGTGGCGCCGGAATCATCGCTGCAGGAATTGAAGTCCAGATCCGTCAAGCCAGGGCAGGCCTCCTTTTTCTATTACGACCCCCACTTCCAATACAACGCCGTCAAGGTATTGCCCGGTGAATACTTCGTTTCCAACGAAAACCTGGTGATCATGACCGTGCTGGGTTCTTGCATCGCCGCATGCCTATGGGACAGCCGTGTGCGTGTGGGGGGAATGAACCATTTCATGCTGCCCGATGGTGATTCGATCGATGTCTCGGGGCGCTATGGCTCGTATGCCATGGAGTTGTTGATCAACGAAATGCTCAAGCTCGGTGCCCGGCGAGAAACCATGCAGGCCAAAATTTTTGGCGGGGCGCAGGTCATGCACAGCTTTACCACGATGAACGTGGGCGAGCGCAATACGCAGTTTGTTGTCAACTATCTGCACACCGAGCGTATTCCCGTGGTGTCGGAGGATGTGCTGGATATCTACCCGCGAAAAGTCGTTTTTTTCCCAGTGACGGGCAAAGCCATGGTCAAGCGTTTGGCGCATTCCCACCCCGAAGAACTCGTCGCGCAAGACAAGCGTGGCAATGCTGCGGTGGTCGCCAAGACGACGTCCGGTGGATCTGTTGATTTGTTTTGA
- a CDS encoding CheR family methyltransferase — MLRNPHSDLADRAERGSATRAAAGGGGNGPLAQGREFVWTDADFSRVQALIYQRAGINLHEGKHAMVYSRLSRRLRETGHTSFKDYLGWLETHDGSEWQEFINALTTNLTAFFREQHHFEIFASHLKSKPAGTPWRVWCNAASTGEEPYSIVMTAFETLGANANFKLTASDIDSRVLATAAQGVYRLDSLKGLTQAHLQRFFMKGKSGNSGLVRVKPELIKAIDFISVNLIRDDWPFRDPFDVVFCRNVMIYFDAATQRRVLERIHRVLKPGGMLFVGHAENFSESRDLFTLRGKTVYERR; from the coding sequence ATGCTTCGCAACCCCCATTCCGATCTGGCAGACCGTGCCGAACGTGGCAGCGCCACGCGGGCCGCTGCAGGAGGAGGGGGGAATGGCCCTTTGGCGCAGGGACGCGAGTTTGTCTGGACGGATGCTGACTTTTCCCGCGTGCAAGCGCTGATTTACCAGCGTGCTGGCATCAATCTGCATGAGGGCAAGCACGCCATGGTGTACAGCCGTCTTTCACGCCGCTTGCGTGAGACGGGGCACACCAGTTTTAAGGACTACCTCGGGTGGCTGGAAACGCACGATGGTTCAGAGTGGCAGGAGTTCATCAACGCCCTCACCACGAATCTCACGGCGTTCTTCCGTGAACAACACCACTTTGAGATTTTTGCTTCACATCTGAAATCTAAACCGGCAGGAACGCCGTGGCGGGTATGGTGCAATGCTGCATCCACCGGTGAAGAGCCCTACTCGATTGTTATGACAGCCTTCGAGACCCTGGGGGCCAACGCAAACTTCAAACTCACCGCCAGTGATATTGATTCACGTGTGCTGGCAACGGCCGCCCAGGGCGTTTACAGGCTCGACAGCTTGAAGGGGCTGACGCAGGCGCATCTGCAGCGTTTCTTTATGAAAGGCAAGAGCGGTAACTCCGGCTTGGTTCGTGTCAAACCAGAGTTGATCAAGGCGATCGATTTCATCAGCGTGAATCTGATTCGTGACGATTGGCCTTTCAGAGACCCTTTTGATGTGGTTTTTTGTCGTAATGTGATGATTTATTTCGATGCGGCGACCCAGCGTCGGGTACTGGAGCGTATCCACAGGGTGCTTAAACCAGGGGGCATGCTTTTTGTCGGGCATGCGGAGAATTTCAGTGAATCTCGGGATTTGTTTACTTTGCGTGGGAAAACGGTGTACGAGCGTCGCTGA
- a CDS encoding chemotaxis protein CheW: protein MSVIGKAAETVSSGAREYLTFRLDQEEYGIDILKVQEIRGYEPPTRIAHAPEFIKGVVNLRGTIIPIVDMRLKFNCSQAEYNDFTVVIILNLRNRVVGIVVDSVSDVMELAPDNIRAAPDIESVIENDCILGLGSVGERMLILLDIEKLMSSVDMGLVAAGG from the coding sequence ATGAGCGTGATTGGCAAAGCAGCAGAAACAGTGTCATCGGGTGCCCGGGAATACCTGACGTTCCGGCTGGACCAGGAAGAATACGGAATCGATATCCTCAAGGTCCAGGAAATCAGAGGCTACGAGCCGCCCACCCGGATCGCGCATGCTCCTGAGTTCATCAAAGGGGTGGTCAATCTCCGGGGGACCATTATTCCCATCGTGGACATGCGCTTGAAGTTCAATTGCTCGCAGGCAGAGTACAACGACTTCACCGTGGTCATCATCCTGAACCTGCGCAATCGCGTCGTGGGCATCGTGGTGGACTCCGTGAGCGATGTCATGGAATTGGCTCCCGACAATATCCGGGCGGCTCCGGATATCGAAAGCGTGATCGAGAACGATTGCATTCTCGGTCTGGGCTCGGTGGGCGAGCGTATGCTGATTTTGCTGGATATCGAGAAACTGATGTCCAGCGTCGATATGGGACTGGTAGCTGCTGGCGGATGA
- a CDS encoding chemotaxis protein CheW, with protein MGETYQEGSGSGADFDLTQFYQIFFEEASENLDQMESMLLDLDLEKADDEELNGIFRCAHSIKGGAATFGFSDVAELTHQMESLLDKLRRHELQPVPQMVDVLLESADASRNLLARHQSGAQDEPPSSADLVRRISELAAGGVPVQSAAVAAPVAPSAPPPPPAPVVQAAPSAPSTAQGPRSLQVRIGPLERIDQADAIKELFRDIPGLGTIADLPSGDGATRFFAVETSSSDSDLLDLFAFHVAKEQVHIATVSAAPDDELLEVAAVPASAEEAYGFFDNSPGMPAGNAMAAVQAIEPSSAVTRIAPKPAGDTKGGSQAQVESTTIRVAVNKVDQLINLVGELVITQAMLAQNSLGLDSAVHQQLLAGLADLDRNTRDLQESVMSIRMIPMSIVFSRFPRMLRDLANKLGKKVELVTLGEATELDKGLVEKITDPLTHLVRNSGDHGIELPAERLANGKPEHGTITLSASHQGGSIVIEVKDDGKGLSRQKILSKARERGIDVSDQMSDADVWQLIFAPGFSTADVVTDVSGRGVGMDVVKRNIAALNGSVEIDSSEGYGTKVSVRLPLTLAIMDGMSVGVGEEVYILPLSSVVESFQVNASDVNTVAQGSQLVKVRDEYMPVIGLERIFEVPRFDLEKSSTIMVVVEADGNRVALLVDELLGQHQVVVKNLESNYRKVPNVSGATILGDGRVALILDIGGLVRRARH; from the coding sequence ATGGGTGAAACCTATCAAGAAGGATCCGGATCGGGTGCAGACTTTGACCTGACCCAGTTCTATCAGATTTTTTTTGAGGAAGCGAGTGAAAACCTGGATCAGATGGAGAGCATGCTTCTCGATCTTGATCTGGAGAAGGCGGATGATGAAGAGCTCAACGGTATTTTCCGTTGCGCGCACTCCATCAAGGGCGGTGCAGCGACTTTTGGCTTCTCTGATGTGGCGGAATTGACGCACCAGATGGAGTCGTTGCTCGACAAGTTGCGGCGCCATGAGTTGCAGCCTGTTCCGCAGATGGTGGATGTGCTGCTGGAGTCCGCTGACGCCTCGCGCAATCTGCTGGCGCGGCACCAGTCGGGAGCGCAGGATGAACCCCCTTCCTCCGCTGATCTCGTGCGCCGTATCAGCGAGTTGGCGGCAGGAGGCGTTCCTGTGCAGAGTGCTGCTGTCGCGGCGCCCGTGGCGCCCAGCGCGCCCCCACCGCCGCCCGCGCCCGTTGTTCAGGCTGCGCCCAGTGCGCCGTCAACAGCCCAGGGGCCGCGCAGCCTGCAGGTGCGTATTGGACCTCTGGAGCGCATAGACCAGGCCGATGCCATCAAGGAGTTGTTCCGCGATATTCCCGGGCTGGGCACGATTGCGGATCTGCCCTCTGGAGACGGTGCAACAAGGTTTTTTGCGGTGGAAACATCGTCATCTGACAGTGACTTGCTGGATCTGTTTGCGTTTCACGTGGCAAAGGAGCAGGTGCACATTGCGACAGTGTCGGCGGCACCAGACGATGAGTTGCTAGAGGTGGCTGCAGTCCCCGCATCTGCGGAGGAGGCTTATGGGTTTTTCGATAATTCACCGGGTATGCCTGCCGGCAACGCCATGGCGGCTGTGCAAGCCATCGAGCCTTCTTCGGCCGTTACCCGCATAGCGCCCAAACCTGCAGGTGACACCAAAGGTGGAAGCCAGGCGCAGGTGGAGTCCACCACCATTCGAGTGGCCGTCAACAAGGTCGATCAGCTGATCAATCTGGTGGGCGAGTTGGTCATTACCCAGGCCATGCTGGCGCAGAACAGCCTGGGACTGGACTCGGCTGTGCACCAGCAGCTGCTGGCCGGGCTGGCCGATCTGGACCGCAATACGCGCGATTTGCAGGAATCGGTCATGTCCATCCGGATGATTCCGATGTCCATCGTGTTCAGCCGTTTCCCACGCATGCTGCGCGACCTGGCCAACAAGCTGGGTAAAAAGGTTGAATTGGTGACGTTGGGCGAGGCCACTGAGCTCGATAAGGGACTGGTGGAAAAGATCACAGACCCTCTCACCCATCTGGTGCGCAACAGCGGCGACCATGGCATCGAACTGCCTGCCGAGCGTTTGGCCAACGGCAAGCCTGAGCACGGAACCATTACGCTTTCTGCCTCGCACCAAGGCGGTTCTATCGTCATCGAGGTGAAAGATGATGGAAAGGGCTTGTCACGCCAAAAAATCCTGAGCAAAGCGCGCGAGCGTGGCATTGATGTCTCGGATCAGATGAGTGACGCTGATGTTTGGCAACTCATTTTTGCTCCGGGTTTTTCAACAGCCGATGTGGTGACCGATGTGTCAGGCCGAGGTGTTGGAATGGACGTCGTGAAGCGCAATATCGCAGCGCTCAATGGCTCGGTCGAGATTGATTCATCGGAGGGATATGGCACCAAGGTTTCGGTGCGGCTTCCTTTGACTTTGGCCATCATGGACGGGATGTCCGTCGGTGTCGGGGAAGAGGTATACATCCTGCCCTTGTCCTCGGTGGTGGAGTCATTCCAAGTGAACGCCAGTGATGTGAATACTGTCGCTCAAGGCTCCCAGTTGGTCAAGGTTCGTGATGAATACATGCCCGTCATAGGGCTGGAGCGCATTTTTGAAGTGCCGCGTTTCGATCTCGAAAAATCCAGCACCATCATGGTGGTGGTAGAAGCCGATGGCAACCGGGTGGCCTTGCTGGTGGATGAGTTGTTGGGACAGCACCAGGTGGTGGTCAAAAACCTCGAATCCAACTACCGTAAAGTGCCTAACGTTTCGGGCGCGACTATTCTGGGCGACGGCAGAGTGGCCCTGATTCTTGATATTGGTGGCTTGGTGCGCAGAGCGCGCCATTAA
- a CDS encoding response regulator, giving the protein MQSILAVDDSPSMRKMVSFTLSGAGYHVVEAVDGQDALEKAQNHAIDLVLADQNMPRLDGIGLTRKLREDPKFKTIPILILTTESSDQMKQAGRAAGATGWLVKPFDPNRLIEVIKKVIR; this is encoded by the coding sequence ATGCAATCGATCCTTGCCGTTGATGACTCTCCGTCCATGCGGAAGATGGTGTCTTTTACCCTCTCGGGTGCGGGCTACCATGTAGTCGAGGCGGTAGATGGTCAAGATGCGCTTGAAAAGGCCCAGAACCACGCCATAGACCTTGTTCTGGCAGACCAGAACATGCCGCGTCTGGATGGCATCGGGTTGACCCGTAAGCTGCGCGAAGACCCCAAGTTCAAAACCATACCCATTCTTATCCTGACAACGGAATCCAGCGATCAGATGAAGCAGGCAGGACGTGCAGCCGGGGCCACTGGGTGGTTGGTAAAGCCATTTGATCCCAATCGATTGATCGAAGTGATCAAAAAAGTGATCCGTTAG
- a CDS encoding histidine kinase: MAPHSNSLPLRILHLEDSTADHELARLTLRRAGLGHTLHRVDTLEGFRDSLGQESFDVVLADYNLPGFTALDAWALISGQPGHPPFILLSGAIGEAAAVDAMRLGIADYVLKDEIARLPHVIERAREVHEARIAREQAVQELAHSQQRLAELTEHLQSSIEQERAAISREIHDDIGGSLTAILFDLAWIGRHAQQTEVCEHAQAATNMLQHALGASQRIMMNLRPPVLDQGLVAAVQWLASGFERRSGVATQVRSNATVIHLPPEVQLVAYRTAQEALTNASKYAQAQTIHIDMADTGGVFTLEISDDGRGLEDGALTKPKSFGLTGLRERAKTVDGWLDISSLSGQGTSIILSVPLRPPSEKDNTP; this comes from the coding sequence ATGGCACCCCACTCCAATAGCCTGCCATTGCGCATCCTGCATCTTGAGGACTCGACTGCGGATCACGAACTGGCCCGCTTGACTTTACGCCGCGCCGGTTTGGGGCATACCCTGCACCGGGTGGACACGCTGGAGGGATTTCGGGACAGCCTCGGCCAAGAATCCTTTGATGTGGTTTTGGCGGACTACAACTTGCCGGGCTTTACGGCATTGGATGCCTGGGCACTGATTTCCGGGCAACCGGGGCATCCACCCTTCATTCTTCTGTCCGGGGCCATTGGTGAAGCCGCCGCAGTAGATGCCATGCGCCTGGGGATTGCAGACTATGTTCTGAAGGACGAAATCGCCCGGCTTCCCCATGTGATTGAGCGTGCACGCGAAGTACACGAAGCACGCATTGCGCGAGAGCAGGCAGTGCAAGAACTGGCCCACTCGCAACAACGCCTGGCTGAACTGACCGAACACCTACAAAGCTCCATCGAGCAAGAGCGTGCAGCCATTTCACGGGAAATTCATGACGACATTGGTGGGTCACTGACCGCCATATTGTTTGATCTTGCCTGGATTGGTCGCCACGCTCAGCAAACCGAGGTCTGTGAGCATGCGCAAGCCGCTACGAACATGCTGCAACATGCGCTGGGGGCAAGCCAACGCATCATGATGAATCTGCGCCCGCCTGTTCTGGACCAGGGATTGGTTGCCGCAGTGCAGTGGTTGGCTAGTGGGTTTGAGCGGCGTAGCGGCGTAGCAACACAGGTACGCTCTAATGCCACGGTGATCCATCTTCCTCCGGAGGTTCAACTGGTAGCCTATCGCACGGCACAAGAAGCGCTGACCAACGCATCCAAATACGCACAAGCCCAAACCATTCACATCGACATGGCGGACACCGGGGGCGTTTTTACGCTGGAGATCAGTGACGACGGACGTGGACTGGAAGACGGCGCACTCACAAAACCCAAGTCCTTCGGCCTGACGGGTCTGCGCGAGCGTGCCAAAACAGTCGACGGCTGGCTAGACATCAGTAGCCTTAGCGGACAGGGCACTTCGATCATCCTATCGGTGCCTCTGCGCCCGCCGTCTGAAAAGGACAACACACCATGA
- a CDS encoding response regulator transcription factor has product MIRVVLCDDHAVVRRGIRDTLTEAPDIAITGEAGSYPELREVLRTAECDVLLLDLNMPGRNGLEVLASLRETDSSIKVLVVSMNPEDQYAVRCLRAGAQGYASKASDPVALIDAVRTISQGRKYLTPEVAQMLADSVSQPEQEVPHAALSERELQTLLKIASGKRLSEIADELMLSPKTVSVYRARVLEKLKLNNNAELTVYAIRNQLV; this is encoded by the coding sequence ATGATCAGGGTGGTACTGTGCGATGACCACGCTGTGGTACGGCGAGGCATCCGGGACACATTGACCGAGGCGCCCGACATTGCAATTACTGGAGAAGCAGGAAGCTACCCCGAATTACGCGAAGTGCTACGCACGGCTGAATGTGATGTGTTGCTTCTGGACCTGAACATGCCTGGCCGCAATGGCCTTGAAGTCTTGGCAAGTCTGCGCGAGACGGATTCATCGATCAAGGTACTGGTGGTCTCTATGAACCCGGAAGATCAATATGCCGTGCGCTGTCTGCGTGCAGGGGCCCAAGGCTATGCCAGCAAGGCTAGCGATCCGGTCGCCCTCATCGATGCGGTCCGCACCATCTCACAGGGCCGCAAATACCTCACGCCGGAAGTGGCCCAAATGCTGGCCGATAGTGTTTCTCAACCCGAGCAGGAAGTCCCCCATGCAGCGCTTTCGGAGCGGGAACTCCAGACGCTTCTCAAAATCGCCTCGGGCAAGCGTCTATCCGAGATCGCTGATGAGTTGATGCTGAGCCCTAAAACCGTCAGCGTCTACCGTGCCCGGGTGCTAGAAAAGCTCAAGCTGAACAACAATGCGGAATTAACGGTTTACGCCATCCGCAATCAGCTCGTTTAA
- the fliR gene encoding flagellar biosynthetic protein FliR has translation MITFSESQLVAWLSPILWPFLRILAVFSVAPLFSLRAIPMRAKIGLAFFVALCAQAALVDQPVISLNGPEAFGAVAQQVAVGLAIGFAVRLVFASVELAGEVIGLQMGLNFASFFDPASNAQVSAVARFFGNMAMLLFVVINGHLMVLMAVVKSFDRFPVDGNALHGLAQMRLYEMGGALFSSALWIALPMVALLLFVNLTLGIISRVAPQMNIYAVGFPVTLTVGLLGIAATLPMLEQPVLTLMQQAIDLFAAQR, from the coding sequence GTGATCACGTTTTCTGAATCGCAGTTGGTCGCTTGGCTATCGCCTATTCTGTGGCCCTTTTTACGGATTTTGGCCGTGTTTTCGGTGGCGCCTTTGTTTTCTCTGCGCGCTATCCCCATGCGCGCCAAGATTGGGCTCGCGTTTTTCGTCGCACTGTGCGCGCAGGCGGCGCTGGTAGATCAGCCCGTTATTTCCTTGAACGGTCCTGAAGCATTCGGCGCGGTTGCACAACAGGTTGCCGTAGGCTTGGCCATTGGCTTTGCGGTCCGGTTGGTGTTTGCTTCCGTCGAGCTTGCGGGGGAAGTCATTGGCTTGCAGATGGGTTTGAACTTTGCTTCCTTTTTCGATCCAGCCAGCAATGCCCAGGTCAGTGCTGTGGCGCGGTTTTTTGGAAACATGGCCATGCTCTTGTTTGTGGTGATCAACGGCCATTTGATGGTGTTGATGGCCGTGGTCAAGAGCTTCGACCGTTTTCCTGTTGATGGAAACGCCTTGCATGGGCTGGCCCAGATGCGGCTGTATGAAATGGGGGGGGCATTATTTTCCAGCGCGCTGTGGATTGCCCTACCCATGGTCGCCTTGTTGCTGTTCGTCAACTTGACGCTGGGCATCATTTCACGAGTGGCACCGCAAATGAATATCTATGCGGTGGGTTTTCCTGTCACGCTGACGGTGGGGCTGTTGGGCATTGCTGCCACGCTACCGATGCTGGAACAGCCGGTATTGACGCTCATGCAGCAGGCCATCGACCTATTTGCTGCGCAGCGCTAA
- the fliQ gene encoding flagellar biosynthesis protein FliQ — MTSQMVLTIGSEALTLLLMIAMPVLGVVMAVGLLVSIFQAVTQIHEATLAFVPKLIAAMVVFAIAGPWMVSTLVDYIRRTIESIPSMIA, encoded by the coding sequence ATGACATCACAAATGGTTTTGACCATTGGGAGTGAGGCGTTAACGCTTTTGTTGATGATTGCGATGCCTGTTCTTGGCGTGGTGATGGCGGTGGGCTTGCTGGTCAGCATCTTTCAGGCAGTGACGCAAATCCATGAGGCGACGCTGGCTTTCGTTCCCAAGCTGATTGCCGCCATGGTGGTCTTTGCAATCGCAGGTCCGTGGATGGTGAGCACGCTGGTGGATTACATACGGCGCACCATTGAGTCCATCCCGTCAATGATTGCTTAA